In one Nocardioides luteus genomic region, the following are encoded:
- a CDS encoding 3-hydroxybutyryl-CoA dehydrogenase, whose amino-acid sequence MDRIGVIGGGLMGSGITEVCARSGLDTVTVEISQEAVRAAEAKVRGSLERAVSRGKLSEEDLAGVLDRITFTTDLGRLSDRDLVVEAASEKEDVKLELFRTVGALLEKDDAILASNTSSIPIVKLGAVSGRAANVMGVHFFNPAPVMQLVELIPSLTTSPETLERMQTFVAKTLGKQPIEATDRAGFVVNSLLVPYLLSAVRMYEAGYASAADIDNGMVLGCGHPMGPLALSDLIGLDTVRAIGISMYEEFKEPLYSPPPLLDRMVDAGLLGKKSGQGFYAY is encoded by the coding sequence ATGGATCGGATTGGCGTGATCGGTGGCGGGCTGATGGGCTCGGGGATCACCGAGGTGTGTGCTCGTTCCGGGCTGGACACCGTTACGGTCGAGATCAGCCAGGAAGCGGTGCGAGCCGCCGAGGCGAAGGTGCGGGGGAGTCTGGAGCGTGCGGTGAGCCGCGGCAAGCTCAGCGAGGAGGACCTCGCCGGCGTGCTGGACCGCATCACCTTCACGACCGATCTCGGCCGGTTGAGCGACCGCGACCTCGTGGTCGAGGCGGCCTCGGAGAAGGAGGACGTCAAGCTCGAGCTGTTCCGGACCGTCGGTGCGCTGCTGGAGAAGGACGACGCGATCCTCGCCTCCAACACCTCCTCCATCCCGATCGTGAAGCTCGGTGCGGTCTCCGGGCGGGCCGCGAACGTGATGGGTGTGCACTTCTTCAACCCGGCCCCGGTGATGCAGCTGGTCGAGCTGATCCCGAGCCTGACCACGTCGCCGGAGACGCTGGAGCGGATGCAGACCTTCGTCGCCAAGACGCTCGGCAAGCAGCCGATCGAGGCGACCGACCGAGCGGGCTTCGTGGTCAACAGCCTGTTGGTGCCCTACCTGCTCAGCGCGGTCAGGATGTACGAGGCGGGCTACGCCTCCGCGGCCGACATCGACAACGGGATGGTCCTCGGCTGCGGCCATCCGATGGGCCCGCTGGCGCTGTCGGATCTCATCGGGCTGGACACCGTCCGGGCGATCGGCATCTCGATGTACGAGGAGTTCAAGGAGCCGCTCTACTCGCCGCCGCCGCTGCTGGACCGCATGGTCGACGCCGGTCTCCTCGGCAAGAAGTCCGGCCAGGGCTTCTACGCGTACTGA
- the icmF gene encoding fused isobutyryl-CoA mutase/GTPase IcmF, giving the protein MTELHKPANPVRLITASSLFDGHDASINIMRRIFQSQGCEVIHLGHNRSVGEVAEAAIEEDVNGIAVSSYQGGHVEYFEYLVQLLRERGAGHVQVVGGGGGVIVADEIARLRQAGVTIFSPEDGQRMGLAGMINSVVASLDTDLYAARGCDVEGVLSGDRAQLARAITGAEQGRLSPQVLDALRSTGRDVPVVGITGTGGSGKSSLTDELVRRLRTDQQDKLSVAVIAIDPTRLRGGGALLGDRIRMNAIDGDRVYYRSLATRGRHELPEHLDDVLTVVKAGGFDLVIVETPGIGQGDAGIVPFVDLAMYVMTPEFGAASQLEKIDMLDFANIVAINKFERRGAEDALRDVARQLVRNREAFGSQPSDMPVFGTSAATFNDDGVTALYQELVRLLRPLGVPFQEGRIAPVSVRRSSGTQQPVPPQRVRYLAEISETVRGYHSETEELVESARRVDRLDRVRQELGDGAGAEAVGGLLDSARGDLPEALAEQIEQWPEVVASYSGDEQVVTVRDKEIVTKLTKESLAGTRVPRVALPPDDEVGSLVRFWRKENLPGRHPFTAGVFPFKRDNEDPARMFAGEGDPFRTNRRFKLLSEGQPATRLSTAFDSVTLYGRDPGERPDIYGKVGTSGVSVATLDDMKALYDGFDLTAPSTSVSMTINGPAPTVLAFFLNTAIDQAVDKFRSKEGREPSEAERDQLAAYAVSTVRGTVQADILKEDQGQNTCLFSTEFSLRCMADIQEWFIQNSVRNFYSVSISGYHIAEAGANPISQLAFTLANGFTYVESYLARGMSIDDFAPNLSFFFSNGMDPEYSVIGRVARRIWAIAMRERYGASERSQKLKYHIQTSGRSLHAQEMDVNDIRTTLQALIAIYDNAQSLHTNAFDEAVTTPSEESVRRALAIQLIINREWGLAFNENPLQGSFIIDELTDLVEEAVLKEFDRISERGGVLGAMETGYQRGKIQDESMLYEHRKHDGTLPIVGVNTFVRDTNGTPAGPVELARATETEKKSQLDRVHAFRDTHSDDAAAALERLKEVATSDGNVFAALMDAARVCSLGQITDAFFEVGGAYRRHV; this is encoded by the coding sequence ATGACCGAACTGCACAAGCCCGCGAACCCGGTACGACTGATCACGGCGAGCAGTCTGTTCGACGGACACGACGCCTCGATCAACATCATGCGCCGGATCTTCCAGAGCCAGGGGTGCGAGGTCATCCACCTCGGCCACAACCGGTCGGTCGGCGAGGTTGCCGAGGCCGCGATCGAGGAGGACGTCAACGGCATCGCGGTCTCGTCCTACCAGGGCGGGCACGTCGAGTACTTCGAGTACCTCGTGCAGCTGCTGCGCGAGCGCGGCGCCGGCCACGTCCAGGTCGTCGGCGGAGGTGGCGGCGTCATCGTGGCCGACGAGATCGCCCGTCTGCGTCAGGCGGGCGTCACCATCTTCTCCCCCGAGGACGGTCAGCGCATGGGGCTGGCCGGCATGATCAACTCGGTCGTCGCCTCTCTCGACACCGACCTGTACGCAGCCCGCGGCTGTGACGTCGAGGGCGTGCTCTCCGGGGACCGAGCGCAGCTCGCCCGGGCGATCACCGGTGCCGAGCAGGGACGTCTGTCGCCGCAGGTGCTGGACGCCCTGCGCTCGACCGGCCGGGACGTACCCGTGGTCGGCATCACCGGAACCGGTGGGTCGGGCAAGTCCTCGCTGACCGACGAGCTGGTACGCCGCCTGCGCACCGACCAGCAGGACAAGCTGAGCGTGGCCGTGATCGCCATCGACCCGACCAGGCTGCGCGGCGGTGGCGCGCTGCTCGGCGACCGGATCCGGATGAACGCGATCGACGGGGACCGGGTCTACTACCGGTCCCTGGCCACGCGGGGCAGGCACGAGCTGCCGGAGCACCTCGATGACGTACTCACGGTCGTGAAGGCGGGCGGCTTCGACCTGGTGATCGTGGAGACCCCGGGCATCGGTCAGGGCGATGCGGGGATCGTGCCGTTCGTCGACCTGGCGATGTACGTGATGACGCCCGAGTTCGGCGCCGCGAGCCAGCTGGAGAAGATCGACATGCTCGACTTCGCCAACATCGTGGCGATCAACAAGTTCGAGCGCCGCGGTGCGGAGGACGCGCTGCGGGACGTCGCTCGTCAGCTGGTGCGCAACCGGGAGGCGTTCGGCTCGCAACCGTCGGACATGCCGGTCTTCGGCACCTCGGCGGCGACGTTCAACGACGACGGCGTGACCGCCCTCTACCAGGAGCTCGTCCGGCTGCTGCGTCCCCTCGGGGTGCCGTTCCAGGAAGGGCGGATCGCACCGGTCTCCGTCCGCCGCTCGAGCGGTACGCAGCAGCCGGTTCCTCCGCAGAGGGTGCGCTACCTGGCCGAGATCTCCGAGACGGTCCGTGGCTACCACTCCGAGACGGAGGAGCTGGTCGAATCGGCCCGCCGGGTCGATCGTCTCGACCGCGTCCGGCAGGAGCTCGGCGACGGTGCCGGCGCCGAGGCCGTCGGCGGGCTGCTCGACAGCGCTCGAGGCGACCTCCCTGAGGCGCTGGCCGAGCAGATCGAGCAGTGGCCCGAGGTCGTCGCCTCCTACTCCGGCGACGAGCAGGTCGTCACGGTGCGCGACAAGGAGATCGTCACCAAGCTGACCAAGGAGTCGCTGGCCGGCACGCGGGTCCCCCGGGTGGCGCTCCCGCCGGACGACGAGGTCGGCAGCCTGGTCCGGTTCTGGCGCAAGGAGAACCTGCCCGGCCGCCACCCGTTCACCGCCGGGGTGTTCCCGTTCAAGCGCGACAACGAGGACCCGGCCCGGATGTTCGCCGGCGAGGGCGACCCGTTCCGCACCAACCGTCGCTTCAAGCTGCTCTCCGAGGGCCAGCCCGCCACCCGGCTCTCGACCGCGTTCGACTCGGTCACCCTCTACGGCCGCGACCCGGGCGAGCGGCCCGACATCTACGGCAAGGTCGGCACGTCCGGGGTCTCGGTGGCGACGCTCGACGACATGAAGGCGCTCTACGACGGCTTCGACCTGACCGCGCCGTCGACGAGCGTCTCGATGACGATCAACGGCCCCGCACCCACCGTGCTCGCCTTCTTCCTCAACACCGCCATCGATCAGGCGGTCGACAAGTTCCGCTCGAAGGAGGGCCGCGAGCCCTCAGAGGCCGAGAGGGATCAGCTGGCTGCGTACGCCGTCTCGACGGTGCGTGGCACGGTGCAGGCCGACATCCTCAAGGAGGACCAGGGCCAGAACACCTGCCTGTTCTCCACCGAGTTCTCCCTGCGCTGCATGGCCGACATCCAGGAATGGTTCATCCAGAACAGCGTCCGCAACTTCTACTCCGTCTCGATCTCCGGCTACCACATCGCCGAAGCCGGAGCCAACCCCATCTCCCAGCTCGCCTTCACCCTCGCCAACGGGTTCACCTACGTCGAGTCCTACCTCGCCCGCGGCATGTCGATCGACGACTTCGCCCCCAACCTGTCCTTCTTCTTCTCCAACGGCATGGACCCCGAATACTCCGTCATCGGCCGCGTCGCCCGCCGGATCTGGGCCATCGCCATGCGGGAACGCTACGGCGCCTCCGAGCGCTCCCAGAAGCTGAAGTACCACATCCAGACCTCCGGCCGGTCCCTGCACGCCCAGGAGATGGACGTCAACGACATCCGCACCACCCTGCAAGCGTTGATCGCGATCTACGACAACGCCCAGTCACTACACACCAACGCCTTCGACGAAGCCGTCACCACCCCCTCCGAAGAATCCGTCCGCCGCGCACTGGCGATCCAGCTGATCATCAACCGCGAATGGGGCCTCGCGTTCAACGAGAACCCACTCCAAGGCTCCTTCATCATCGACGAGCTCACCGACCTCGTCGAAGAAGCCGTCCTGAAGGAGTTCGACCGGATCTCCGAACGCGGCGGCGTCCTCGGCGCCATGGAGACCGGCTACCAGCGCGGCAAGATCCAAGACGAGTCCATGCTCTACGAGCACCGCAAGCACGACGGCACCCTGCCCATCGTCGGGGTCAACACCTTCGTCCGCGACACCAACGGCACCCCCGCCGGCCCCGTCGAGCTCGCCCGCGCCACCGAGACCGAGAAGAAGTCCCAGCTCGACCGCGTCCACGCCTTCCGCGACACGCACAGCGACGACGCGGCCGCCGCCCTGGAGCGGCTCAAGGAGGTCGCCACGTCCGACGGAAACGTCTTCGCGGCGCTCATGGACGCGGCTCGGGTCTGCTCGCTCGGTCAGATCACGGACGCCTTCTTCGAGGTCGGGGGCGCCTACCGCCGCCACGTCTAG